The Rhodopseudomonas palustris genome window below encodes:
- a CDS encoding PadR family transcriptional regulator, with protein sequence MDGIESGNGGRRCGSGTPGCRWARRGFGGRGAGNGETTRAGRMLAQGDLKLIALALIAEQPRHGYDIIKVIEEKTAGWYAPSPGVVYPTLTYLEEIGHVIAQPEGAKKLYVITDDGRDQLATNRTLADAVFERLATFGEMMRQQTGNGAGADGGDLPPLLRAALDNLRETAIRQLARDADNEAELVAILARAAGELRRV encoded by the coding sequence ATGGACGGCATCGAAAGCGGTAATGGCGGACGGCGGTGTGGCTCCGGTACGCCCGGCTGCCGCTGGGCCCGCCGTGGCTTCGGCGGGCGCGGCGCCGGCAATGGCGAGACGACTCGTGCCGGCCGGATGCTGGCGCAAGGCGACCTCAAGCTGATCGCGCTGGCGCTGATCGCCGAGCAGCCGCGCCACGGCTACGACATCATCAAGGTGATCGAGGAAAAGACCGCGGGCTGGTACGCGCCGAGCCCCGGCGTGGTCTATCCGACGCTGACCTATCTCGAGGAGATCGGCCACGTCATCGCGCAGCCGGAAGGCGCCAAGAAGCTCTACGTCATCACCGACGACGGCCGCGATCAGCTCGCGACGAACCGCACGCTCGCCGACGCGGTGTTCGAACGCCTGGCGACGTTCGGCGAGATGATGCGCCAGCAGACCGGCAATGGCGCCGGCGCCGACGGCGGCGATCTGCCGCCGCTGCTGCGCGCCGCACTCGACAATCTGCGCGAGACGGCGATCCGGCAGCTCGCCCGGGACGCCGACAACGAAGCGGAACTCGTCGCGATCCTCGCGCGCGCGGCGGGCGAACTTCGCAGGGTTTAG